The genome window CAGTTTTTTAAAGACCTATGGTTATATTGGCTGTTGCTCATCAGACCAACGCCCATGATTCTGATGATCTTTCTAAAACTGTTTGTGGTGCTGTGGGTGTCCATGCGACATCACCAGCATCCCCGCCTTCTCTCCTGAGGCTGCTTACTAACTGTCTTATAACCAAGAGTGACAGAAAGGTGCCCAGAAAACCAAATCCAGGTGGTTTTCAGGGGAACAACggagagaaaaagagatcacCACTGCCTCCTGCAGCATCATGGACTGAGGAGTGTTCTCCTGCTTCTCGGCTCCTGGCAACGGTAAATCCCTTCTGGTAGGCTCTGAAATGTGGGTATAGTCTGGCAGCACAGACACTGCCAGAAATAGGTGCAGGCATCTGTCCAGCTTGGCTGGGCTCACTGGAATGTGTTCCCTTCAGCTTTGAGAAGTGCTGCCTATGGGTTAATCACAATATAAGAAGATCTCTGTCAGCTTCCCTTGAGCAAAGCTAGCCTGAACTGTGTTCTACCTCTGATCTTGTGAAGCACTGAGAGTTAAAAAGAATAGGCTGTATGTTTGAAGACATTTTGAAACAAGCAGGAAATGTTGGTATGTAGATAATCTGAAGGTAAATGGTTGCTTTGAGTTAAAgccttaatttaaaataaatgtggtaTCTTACAgctctttcagaaaataaaagtattttatttttctttacatttatattaataaataggTATGTTCAAAAACTATCATTGTGACTTTTCCCTTATGCAAACCCAAATTTTATCTTGGAAATTTTAAATGGCATCTCtatgagacagaaaaaaaactcattggaaaaaagcaagaataCCTTGAAAAAATAACGGAACTATTAGGACCacgtttttttttgtgaattcaGGTTTTTCTCTTGAGAAAACCACCCTGTGTTTTTTACTTAGCTAACCTGAATACTTTTATCATGTTTTCTGATCTGTTGTTCTCATCATTAATACATTGGAACTTAAGACTTCTCAAAGGGAGATGGTGACAGCCGGAGAGACACAGCCAGCAGCCTCAGTCCTCTGCCTGGAAGAGGacattccttcctcatgtcaaGCTGAGATTCTTAAAAAGATTTCAGCTGAGCCCCTTCTGCATAAGAAGCAACTTGCTATTGCAGTCCTGCTTGCTTGTAGCTCCCACCCTTCATCTGTACCCGGCAAGACATTCTTGTGCTCTGGGAAGGTGGGGAATGTGAAGGGAAGGCTCAGTTCCCCATTGCTCTGCATCTATGAGGGCTTGTAGCAATCTGGGAAGCATTGCAGGGTTGGGACAATAGCGAATGGCCCGTCAGCTGGATTTGTAATCTGTCAGAAATCCAAGTGACAGAGCAGCAAGTTTAGGAATGCTGAATTATTCAGGGTTCATTCAGAAGTTATAAAAACCTGACCTGTTAAGGAAAATTGGGTGTCGTAGGGAGATTACCCACTTTTAAtcactttcttctctgtgtgaCTGAAAACTGCATGAAGAAGTTCTATGGCTTACACAAAGAAGACTTTTTAGCACCCTGAAAACTTGTGATTCATGCATAAACTACTGCTTATCTGTCTTGTTAAAATGTTGCATGGATGCATCAGTGTCACTGGATTCATTGACAGATAAAAGCCTGTTTTACTCCTGATGGGATTCACTCTTAACCATGTAAGACTGGTTCTTAAGCAAGACTATTCTTAAGGGTGCTAGTATTTAtcaattttcttccatttttctcatCCATCACcagttaatatatttaataaaatcacCTCTAAAAAAGGAAGTCAAGTTTCTTTTAAGCATATGATGAAAAAGTGTCATTCTGGCTCAAAGATTctgttctttcctctctttacAAACCCATCTGCAGCAAATAAATGATGTTAGATTTCCAAACATTTATGCAGATCTTGGTCAATGTCACCTAATCCTGCAGTCACATGTATGCTGATGTTTGGAGTCTGTCTCTGGGCTTGAAGGGTGTGTGGTGGTGGACAGGCCATCAGCATCTTCTAAGAGCCTGTTGTTTGGATTGCTCTTTATAGGGAAAATGCCCCCGGGAAAAGGCTTGGAGAATCACACCGCTGTACTTGGATTCGTTCTTCTGGGATTTTCTGACCGCTCCAGCCTGCAGGGCCTGTACTTCACAGTTTTACTGACCGTCTACCTCATGGTCCTCACAGGGAATGGCCTGATAGCACTCATCACAGTAGTGGATTCCACCCTCCACAGCCCCATGTATTTCTTCCTCAGGAACTTGTCCATCCTGGAGATCTGCTACACATCAGTCACTCTACCAAAAATGCTGGTGGGTTTCCTGATGGCAGATGGCAGGATCTCCTTCCTTGGCTGTGCTGCTCAGctgtattttctggttttgttgggCAGCATCGAATGCTTTATCCTGGCTGCCATGGCCTATGACTGCTATGTAGCCATCTGTGACCCCCTGCACTATACCCTCATGATGAGCAGAGGTCTCTGCATCAGGCTGGTGGTGGGGTCATGGGTGGTTGTTGCACCAGTACAAATAGGACAGACCTACCAGGTGTTCACTCTGCCCTTCTGTGCAT of Columba livia isolate bColLiv1 breed racing homer chromosome 7, bColLiv1.pat.W.v2, whole genome shotgun sequence contains these proteins:
- the LOC102087135 gene encoding olfactory receptor 10AG1-like, with translation MPPGKGLENHTAVLGFVLLGFSDRSSLQGLYFTVLLTVYLMVLTGNGLIALITVVDSTLHSPMYFFLRNLSILEICYTSVTLPKMLVGFLMADGRISFLGCAAQLYFLVLLGSIECFILAAMAYDCYVAICDPLHYTLMMSRGLCIRLVVGSWVVVAPVQIGQTYQVFTLPFCASHDLHHFFCDVPPLLELACADTFWNQVMPYTIIVVFVILPFSLIILSYINIIRAILKIPSVLGRHKAFSTCSSHPGVVTLFYGSATVVYLKRRSRDSVDIDKYLALFYTIVTPMFNPLIYSLRNKEVRIALKRLLWTK